The Primulina tabacum isolate GXHZ01 chromosome 7, ASM2559414v2, whole genome shotgun sequence genome includes a window with the following:
- the LOC142552048 gene encoding putative mediator of RNA polymerase II transcription subunit 26b isoform X3 — MANSSVILDKWREYFRTANCDIFSIIEQAIMVAASDCPYNFKLKRDRIAEMLFTCKVTKCFGCDKIELAVPNVNGAENSGEKRKSGIEAGGSKDSKESKVNSCVNDDQREIMEMNANQVSNYSYGEAEALTDEIEEESHLYDEVMRIKEILDNSEEESDLLLFDYLRRLQLLPLSVEILKATEVGKSVNALRKHKSKEIRNLVRTLVGDWTVMVDAWVVSSTEAIAEVVTESVKTSVVEEEEEGLPSPPLDVGAFFATPPSMELSQFFDGMDDDGNPRNGGAFKENRENGRRSRLEKREIPKFKPPNLDDSGAPAKDRKDEKTRNQEPRLIKQPNRLHSTESGLGRTKPDKGAIRKKPMEPQQEMKSSNNEDSVQMKLEAAKRKLHERYQEAENAKKQRTIQVMEIHELPKQNLAQRSQNIRPGNHNRQHWANGRR, encoded by the exons ATGGCCAACAGTTCGGTGATTCTTGATAAGTGGAGGGAGTATTTCAGGACTGCTAATTGTGATATCTTCAGTATAATCGAGCAAGCAATCATGGTTGCGGCCTCTGATTGCCCTTACAACTTCAAATTAAAAAGGGATCGAATTGCTGAGATGCTATTCACATGTAAAGTTACTAAATGTTTTGGCTGCGATAAAATTGAATTGGCTGTGCCAAATGTAAATGGTGCTGAAAACAGTGGGGAGAAGCGTAAAAGTGGGATTGAGGCCGGAGGGAGTAAAGATTCAAAAGAAAGCAAGGTAAATAGCTGTGTAAATGATGATCAGAGGGAGATAATGGAGATGAATGCGAATCAAGTCAGTAATTACAGCTATGGGGAAGCTGAAGCTTTGACTGATGAGATTGAGGAGGAGTCTCACTTGTATGATGAGGTCATGAGGATCAAGGAAATTCTTGATAATAGTGAAGAAGAG TCTGATTTGTTATTGTTTGATTACCTGAGGAGGCTTCAGCTTCTACCTTTGTCTGTGGAAATTCTCAAG GCTACCGAGGTTGGAAAGTCTGTTAATGCTCTACGGAAGCATAAATCAAAGGAAATTCGGAATCTTGTTAGGACTTTAGTTGG GGATTGGACGGTCATGGTCGATGCCTGGGTTGTTAGTTCGACAGAAGCCATTGCAG AAGTAGTGACTGAGTCTGTGAAAACTTCTGTCGTTGAAGAAGAGGAGGAAGGGCTTCCATCTCCTCCACTAGATGTGGGAGCTTTCTTTGCTACTCCTCCTTCAATGGAGCTTTCACAG TTCTTTGATGGCATGGATGATGATGGAA ATCCAAGAAACGGTGGGGCTTTCAAGGAAAACCGAGAGAATGGCAGAAGGTCGAGACTTGAGAAGCGCGAAATTCCCAAGTTCAAGCCTCCGAATCTTGATGATTCGGGGGCTCCTGCAAAAGACAGGAAAGATGAAAAGACGAGAAATCAAGAACCTAGGTTGATTAAACAACCAAACAGGCTTCACAGTACTGAATCGGGACTGGGCAGAACAAAACCAGACAAAGGCGCAATTCGAAAGAAACCAATGGAGCCTCAACAAGAGATG AAGTCGAGTAACAATGAGGATTCAGTTCAGATGAAACTGGAAGCCGCAAAGCGTAAACTTCATGAGCGTTATCAAGAGGCAGAAAATG CCAAGAAACAGAGAACGATACAAGTCATGGAGATACACGAACTCCCAAAGCAGAATCTTGCACAGAGGAGTCAGAACATCAGGCCCGGTAACCACAACAGGCAGCATTGGGCAAACGGGCGGCGTTGA
- the LOC142552050 gene encoding uncharacterized protein LOC142552050, whose protein sequence is MDLGLTSGASAEAGENGGILEQKVEENEPPAYASMVDSFLIEALRNPRHRLTVLRMEIDIQKFIQNSDLHKFEFQHFPTSYLRLAAHRVAQHYGLHTMVQDNVVDGRGMRILVLKKPESKFPAFCLSDVPAKDSETDYLDQIKIVIRPRSSKLNSNDAKESEHKRNPVRTVEERKEEYDRARARIFSSQANPESKDALFQAADVESNLNVDDNEVLRNLCVQGDNRVCSREFSTSTVATFRDREKDRIDPDYDRSYERYVRNTPSTQNFIQAQFNVQKIQPPFVQYESLHPRLAHMRVPLAALNYENPVMNHYCAAGLSQKYGDALYMQWPMQTMMYTHSYDQLRHNFFQEPFSQQPLSFDYSQNR, encoded by the exons ATGGATTTGGGTTTGACTTCTGGAGCCAGTGCTGAAGCTGGTGAGAATGGTGGTATTTTGGAGCAAAAGGTGGAAGAGAACGAACCACCTGCATACGCTTCTATGGTGGATTCATTTCTCATAGAAGCTCTTCGGAACCCACGTCATCGTTTAActg TTTTGCGAATGGAAATCGATATTCAGAAGTTCATACAGAATTCCGATCTGCATAAGTTTGAGTTTCAACACTTTCCTACTTCATACCTGCGGCTTGCTGCTCACCGTGTTGCTCAACATTATGGTTTGCATACCATGGTTCAAGACAATGTTGTAGATGGTCGAGGAATGAGAATTTTGGTTCTGAAGAAGCCAGAGAGCAAGTTCCCTGCTTTTTGCTTATCAGATGTACCAGCAAAAGATTCAGAAACTGACTATCTTGATCAAATCAAGATTGTCATTAGACCGAGATCTTCTAAGCTTAACTCAAATGATGCCAAGGAATCAGAGCATAAACGCAATCCAGTAAGAACTGTAGAAGAGAGGAAGGAGGAGTATGACAGAGCAAGAGCTCGTATCTTTAGTAGTCAAGCTAATCCTGAGTCAAAGGATGCTTTGTTTCAAGCTGCTGATGTTGAGAGTAACTTAAATGTTGATGACAATGAAGTCTTAAGGAACTTGTGTGTGCAGGGGGACAATAGGGTTTGTAGCAGGGAATTCAGTACTTCTACGGTAGCTACTTTTAGGGACAGGGAGAAGGATCGGATTGACCCTGATTATGATCGCAGTTATGAAAG ATATGTTAGGAACACCCCAAGCACTCAAAATTTTATCCAGGCCCAATTTAATGTACAGAAAATTCAGCCTCCATTTGTCCAATACGAGTCTTTGCACCCTCGGCTAGCTCATATGCGAGTACCTCTAGCTGCTCTCAATTACGAGAACCCAGTGATGAATCATTATTGTGCAGCAGGATTGAGTCAAAAGTATGGGGATGCTCTGTACATGCAATGGCCCATGCAGACCATGATGTATACACATTCGTATGATCAACTGAGGCATAACTTTTTCCAG GAACCCTTCAGTCAGCAGCCTCTTAGTTTTGATTACTCCCAGAATAGATAA
- the LOC142552048 gene encoding putative mediator of RNA polymerase II transcription subunit 26b isoform X2 gives MANSSVILDKWREYFRTANCDIFSIIEQAIMVAASDCPYNFKLKRDRIAEMLFTCKVTKCFGCDKIELAVPNVNGAENSGEKRKSGIEAGGSKDSKESKVNSCVNDDQREIMEMNANQVSNYSYGEAEALTDEIEEESHLYDEVMRIKEILDNSEEESDLLLFDYLRRLQLLPLSVEILKATEVGKSVNALRKHKSKEIRNLVRTLVGDWTVMVDAWVVSSTEAIAGAEVVTESVKTSVVEEEEEGLPSPPLDVGAFFATPPSMELSQFFDGMDDDGNPRNGGAFKENRENGRRSRLEKREIPKFKPPNLDDSGAPAKDRKDEKTRNQEPRLIKQPNRLHSTESGLGRTKPDKGAIRKKPMEPQQEMSSNNEDSVQMKLEAAKRKLHERYQEAENAKKQRTIQVMEIHELPKQNLAQRSQNIRPGNHNRQHWANGRR, from the exons ATGGCCAACAGTTCGGTGATTCTTGATAAGTGGAGGGAGTATTTCAGGACTGCTAATTGTGATATCTTCAGTATAATCGAGCAAGCAATCATGGTTGCGGCCTCTGATTGCCCTTACAACTTCAAATTAAAAAGGGATCGAATTGCTGAGATGCTATTCACATGTAAAGTTACTAAATGTTTTGGCTGCGATAAAATTGAATTGGCTGTGCCAAATGTAAATGGTGCTGAAAACAGTGGGGAGAAGCGTAAAAGTGGGATTGAGGCCGGAGGGAGTAAAGATTCAAAAGAAAGCAAGGTAAATAGCTGTGTAAATGATGATCAGAGGGAGATAATGGAGATGAATGCGAATCAAGTCAGTAATTACAGCTATGGGGAAGCTGAAGCTTTGACTGATGAGATTGAGGAGGAGTCTCACTTGTATGATGAGGTCATGAGGATCAAGGAAATTCTTGATAATAGTGAAGAAGAG TCTGATTTGTTATTGTTTGATTACCTGAGGAGGCTTCAGCTTCTACCTTTGTCTGTGGAAATTCTCAAG GCTACCGAGGTTGGAAAGTCTGTTAATGCTCTACGGAAGCATAAATCAAAGGAAATTCGGAATCTTGTTAGGACTTTAGTTGG GGATTGGACGGTCATGGTCGATGCCTGGGTTGTTAGTTCGACAGAAGCCATTGCAG GTGCAGAAGTAGTGACTGAGTCTGTGAAAACTTCTGTCGTTGAAGAAGAGGAGGAAGGGCTTCCATCTCCTCCACTAGATGTGGGAGCTTTCTTTGCTACTCCTCCTTCAATGGAGCTTTCACAG TTCTTTGATGGCATGGATGATGATGGAA ATCCAAGAAACGGTGGGGCTTTCAAGGAAAACCGAGAGAATGGCAGAAGGTCGAGACTTGAGAAGCGCGAAATTCCCAAGTTCAAGCCTCCGAATCTTGATGATTCGGGGGCTCCTGCAAAAGACAGGAAAGATGAAAAGACGAGAAATCAAGAACCTAGGTTGATTAAACAACCAAACAGGCTTCACAGTACTGAATCGGGACTGGGCAGAACAAAACCAGACAAAGGCGCAATTCGAAAGAAACCAATGGAGCCTCAACAAGAGATG TCGAGTAACAATGAGGATTCAGTTCAGATGAAACTGGAAGCCGCAAAGCGTAAACTTCATGAGCGTTATCAAGAGGCAGAAAATG CCAAGAAACAGAGAACGATACAAGTCATGGAGATACACGAACTCCCAAAGCAGAATCTTGCACAGAGGAGTCAGAACATCAGGCCCGGTAACCACAACAGGCAGCATTGGGCAAACGGGCGGCGTTGA
- the LOC142552049 gene encoding tubulin beta-5 chain-like produces MTLCHKDKSRWGSHFPHTLSHLLDRLYSFRVYLLEFEGTMREILHVQGGQCGNQIGSKFWEVVCDEHGIDPTGRYVGTSDLQLERVNVYYNEASCGRFVPRAVLMDLEPGTMDSVRTGPYGQIFRPDNFVFGQSGAGNNWAKGHYTEGAELIDSVLDVVRKEAENCDCLQGKLLSLSGFFTLLISKIREEYPDRMMLTFSVFPSPKVSDTVVEPYNATLSVHQLVENADECMVLDNEALYDICFRTLKLTTPSFGDLNHLISATMSGVTCCLRFPGQLNSDLRKLAVNLIPFPRLHFFMVGFAPLTSRGSQQYRALTVPELTQQMWDSKNMMCAADPRHGRYLTASAMFRGKMSTKEVDEQMINVQNKNSSYFVEWIPNNVKSSVCDIPPKGLSMASTFIGNSTSIQEMFRRVSEQFTAMFRRKAFLHWYTGEGMDEMEFTEAESNMNDLVSEYQQYQDATADDEEDYVDEEEGGEETHM; encoded by the exons ATGACCCTCTGCCACAAAGATAAAAGCCGATGGGGTAGCCATTTTCCTCACACGCTCTCTCACCTACTCGATCGCCTCTACAGTTTCCGAGTTTATCTTCTCGAATTCGAAG GAACAATGAGAGAAATCCTGCACGTCCAAGGAGGCCAATGTGGCAACCAGATTGGCTCAAAATTCTGGGAAGTTGTCTGTGATGAGCATGGCATAGATCCAACTGGAAGATATGTTGGGACATCTGATTTGCAATTGGAGCGTGTCAATGTTTACTACAATGAGGCGTCTTGTGGGAGGTTTGTGCCTCGTGCTGTGCTCATGGATCTCGAACCTGGAACCATGGACAGTGTCCGCACTGGTCCATACGGCCAGATCTTCCGTCCTGATAATTTTGTTTTCGGCCAATCCGGTGCTGGGAACAACTGGGCCAAAGGCCATTACACTGAGGGTGCCGAGCTGATTGACTCGGTTCTTGATGTTGTGAGGAAGGAAGCTGAAAATTGTGACTGCCTTCAAGGTAAATTATTAAGTTTGTCTggattt TTTACCTTGCTGATCTCAAAGATCAGAGAAGAATACCCTGATAGGATGATGTTGACATTCTCCGTGTTCCCTTCACCAAAGGTGTCAGATACGGTGGTCGAGCCATATAACGCCACTCTTTCGGTGCATCAACTTGTTGAAAATGCAGATGAATGCATGGTGCTTGACAATGAAGCTTTATATGATATTTGTTTCAGGACACTCAAACTTACCACTCCTAGCT TCGGTGATCTTAACCACTTAATATCTGCAACTATGAGCGGAGTTACCTGCTGCCTGCGTTTCCCTGGTCAACTTAACTCTGATCTAAGAAAACTAGCTGTCAACCTGATTCCGTTTCCCCGTCTGCACTTCTTTATGGTGGGCTTTGCTCCTCTTACCTCTCGTGGTTCCCAGCAATACCGTGCACTTACTGTTCCAGAGCTCACTCAACAAATGTGGGATTCCAAGAACATGATGTGTGCTGCTGACCCTCGCCATGGACGTTACCTTACTGCCTCAGCCATGTTCCGGGGAAAAATGAGCACCAAGGAAGTAGATGAACAAATGATCAACGTGCAAAACAAGAACTCTTCCTACTTTGTGGAGTGGATTCCAAACAACGTGAAATCAAGTGTTTGTGACATCCCACCGAAAGGACTTTCGATGGCATCCACCTTCATTGGCAACTCAACCTCAATTCAGGAGATGTTCAGACGAGTGAGTGAGCAGTTCACAGCTATGTTCAGGAGGAAAGCTTTCTTGCACTGGTATACAGGTGAAGGAATGGACGAGATGGAGTTCACTGAGGCTGAGAGCAACATGAACGACCTTGTTTCTGAGTACCAGCAGTACCAGGATGCTACGGCTGATGATGAAGAGGATTATGTGGATGAGGAAGAAGGGGGGGAAGAGACGCACATGTGA
- the LOC142552048 gene encoding putative mediator of RNA polymerase II transcription subunit 26b isoform X1 encodes MANSSVILDKWREYFRTANCDIFSIIEQAIMVAASDCPYNFKLKRDRIAEMLFTCKVTKCFGCDKIELAVPNVNGAENSGEKRKSGIEAGGSKDSKESKVNSCVNDDQREIMEMNANQVSNYSYGEAEALTDEIEEESHLYDEVMRIKEILDNSEEESDLLLFDYLRRLQLLPLSVEILKATEVGKSVNALRKHKSKEIRNLVRTLVGDWTVMVDAWVVSSTEAIAGAEVVTESVKTSVVEEEEEGLPSPPLDVGAFFATPPSMELSQFFDGMDDDGNPRNGGAFKENRENGRRSRLEKREIPKFKPPNLDDSGAPAKDRKDEKTRNQEPRLIKQPNRLHSTESGLGRTKPDKGAIRKKPMEPQQEMKSSNNEDSVQMKLEAAKRKLHERYQEAENAKKQRTIQVMEIHELPKQNLAQRSQNIRPGNHNRQHWANGRR; translated from the exons ATGGCCAACAGTTCGGTGATTCTTGATAAGTGGAGGGAGTATTTCAGGACTGCTAATTGTGATATCTTCAGTATAATCGAGCAAGCAATCATGGTTGCGGCCTCTGATTGCCCTTACAACTTCAAATTAAAAAGGGATCGAATTGCTGAGATGCTATTCACATGTAAAGTTACTAAATGTTTTGGCTGCGATAAAATTGAATTGGCTGTGCCAAATGTAAATGGTGCTGAAAACAGTGGGGAGAAGCGTAAAAGTGGGATTGAGGCCGGAGGGAGTAAAGATTCAAAAGAAAGCAAGGTAAATAGCTGTGTAAATGATGATCAGAGGGAGATAATGGAGATGAATGCGAATCAAGTCAGTAATTACAGCTATGGGGAAGCTGAAGCTTTGACTGATGAGATTGAGGAGGAGTCTCACTTGTATGATGAGGTCATGAGGATCAAGGAAATTCTTGATAATAGTGAAGAAGAG TCTGATTTGTTATTGTTTGATTACCTGAGGAGGCTTCAGCTTCTACCTTTGTCTGTGGAAATTCTCAAG GCTACCGAGGTTGGAAAGTCTGTTAATGCTCTACGGAAGCATAAATCAAAGGAAATTCGGAATCTTGTTAGGACTTTAGTTGG GGATTGGACGGTCATGGTCGATGCCTGGGTTGTTAGTTCGACAGAAGCCATTGCAG GTGCAGAAGTAGTGACTGAGTCTGTGAAAACTTCTGTCGTTGAAGAAGAGGAGGAAGGGCTTCCATCTCCTCCACTAGATGTGGGAGCTTTCTTTGCTACTCCTCCTTCAATGGAGCTTTCACAG TTCTTTGATGGCATGGATGATGATGGAA ATCCAAGAAACGGTGGGGCTTTCAAGGAAAACCGAGAGAATGGCAGAAGGTCGAGACTTGAGAAGCGCGAAATTCCCAAGTTCAAGCCTCCGAATCTTGATGATTCGGGGGCTCCTGCAAAAGACAGGAAAGATGAAAAGACGAGAAATCAAGAACCTAGGTTGATTAAACAACCAAACAGGCTTCACAGTACTGAATCGGGACTGGGCAGAACAAAACCAGACAAAGGCGCAATTCGAAAGAAACCAATGGAGCCTCAACAAGAGATG AAGTCGAGTAACAATGAGGATTCAGTTCAGATGAAACTGGAAGCCGCAAAGCGTAAACTTCATGAGCGTTATCAAGAGGCAGAAAATG CCAAGAAACAGAGAACGATACAAGTCATGGAGATACACGAACTCCCAAAGCAGAATCTTGCACAGAGGAGTCAGAACATCAGGCCCGGTAACCACAACAGGCAGCATTGGGCAAACGGGCGGCGTTGA
- the LOC142552047 gene encoding uncharacterized protein LOC142552047 has protein sequence MQSNSGESSTLEPWLRLENKVAMVTGASSGIGRDFCLDLAKAGCKIIAAARRVDRLESLCTEINNGLGSSASDEPSRDRPRAMAVELDISATGPVIEASVQKAWEAFGRIDVLINNAGVRGRLHTPLDLTEEEWDDIIKTNLTGTWLVSKYVCSHMRDAKCGGSVINISSIGGLDRGHLPGGLAYVCSKTAINSMTKVMALELGAYKIRVNSISPGLFKSEITQGLVQKEWLKRVEWKTIPLRTSGTADPALTSLLRYLIHDSSEYVTGNVFIVDSGVTLPGVPIFSSL, from the exons ATGCAGAGTAATAGCGGAGAGTCGAGCACCTTGGAGCCATGGCTTCGGCTGGAAAACAAGGTGGCGATGGTGACCGGGGCGTCGTCCGGAATTGGCCGAGACTTCTGTCTGGACTTGGCCAAAGCCGGCTGCAAAATTATAGCCGCGGCTCGGCGTGTCGACCGGTTAGAATCGCTGTGTACTGAGATCAATAACGGGCTCGGCTCCTCCGCCTCGGACGAGCCGAGCCGGGATCGACCCAGAGCAATGGCTGTGGAGCTGGATATCAGCGCAACTGGACCCGTGATTGAGGCGTCGGTGCAGAAGGCTTGGGAGGCATTTGGAAGAATCGACGTTTTGATCAACAATGCTGGAGTTAGAG GTCGTCTTCACACCCCATTGGATTTGACAGAGGAAGAATGGGATGATATAATTAAGACAAACTTGACTGGAACATGGTTGGTATCAAAGTATGTCTGTTCGCATATGCGTGACGCCAAGTGTGGTGGATCTGTGATTAATATATCTTCAATTGGTGGTCTGGATCGTGGCCATTTACCTGGTGGCCTTGCATACGTTTGTTCCAAGACTGCCATCAACTCAATGACAAAG GTCATGGCCCTGGAACTTGGAGCATACAAAATAAGAGTGAACTCCATATCTCCTGGACTATTCAAATCAGAGATAACGCAAGGTCTTGTTCAAAAGGAATGGCTCAAAAGAGTGGAATGGAAAACAATCCCGCTTAGAACTTCTGGGACAGCGGATCCTGCATTGACATCGCTACTACGGTATTTAATCCATGATTCTTCTGAGTATGTCACTGGCAATGTGTTTATTGTTGACTCGGGTGTCACTCTACCGGGCGTCCCGATATTTTCATCCCTTTGA